The Prionailurus bengalensis isolate Pbe53 chromosome F2, Fcat_Pben_1.1_paternal_pri, whole genome shotgun sequence genomic interval GGGGGCCCCTGAGGACCCTTCTGAGGAGCCTTCCCCGTAGACCCAAGTGTGGGGACAGCTTTGGGCAGGAGTCCAGCTCGGAGCGGCCCACGGGCCAGCCGCAGGGGACCGGGCCCTGCCcccagaagaggggcacctggcgcGTGACGCCGCCGCCGCAGGGAGCCTCCGGGACCGAGGGGGACCCCGAGCGGGCCGCCGAGCCGGAGGGCGGCTTCGGCAGGGGCCCGGGCCCCGGGGTCCGGCAGGGCGGCCCGCGGGCCGGGAAGCCGCACAGGTGCGAGGCCTGCGGCAAGAGCTTCAAGTACAAGTCGCTGCTGCTCAAGCACCAGCGCATCCACACGGGCGAGAAGCCGTACGCCTGCCACGAGTGCGGCAAGCGCTTCCGCGGCTGGTCGGGCTTCATCCAGCACCACCGCATCCACACGGGCGAGAAGCCGTACGAGTGCGGCCAGTGCGGCCGCGCCTTCAGCCACAGCTCGCACTTCACGCAGCACCTGCGCGTCCACAACGGCGAGAAGCCCTACGAGTGCGGCGAGTGCGGCCAGGCCTTCAGCCAGAGCTCCAACCTGGTGCGGCACCAGCGGCTGCACACGGGCGAGAAGCCGTACGCCTGCAGCCAGTGCGGCAAGGCCTTCATCTGGAGCTCCGTGCTCATCGAGCACCAGCGCATCCACACGGGCGAGAAGCCGTACGAGTGCCCCGACTGCGGCAAGGCCTTCCGCGGCCGCTCGCACTTCTTTCGGCACCTGCGGACccacacgggcgagaagccctTTGCCTGCGGCGCCTGCGGCAAGGCCTTCGGCCAGAGCTCGCAGCTCATCCAGCACCAGCGGGTGCACTACCGGGAGTAGCGCGCGGCAGGCGGCCTGCGgccccgggtgggggtggggggcggcgggtcGGCCCCCGATGGAGGGGGAGGCCCCGGAGAGAGGGCCCCCGCCTCCTGCCCCCGTCCTGCTCGGCGCCGGCAGCCCCGCGGGCCGAGTGGCCCGaataaattctttttgattgacggAAGTAGGAGTCGCCCCTGCCTGTCCCTGGAGAGGAGTGTCCCGCGTCTGGTCTCCTGGGACCTCCTGGCGGTCCTAACTGACCTGGGCCTGGAGGCCTCATGACTGACCTGGAGCCACAGCCGGGTGTTTCCAGACGCAGAGAGCCAAGGCGGGGCGGGCGAGGTCGGGGCTcaccctgcctctgccccagacGGGGTGCCTCCTGTCGGTTCCCGCAGCCGCAGCCACGCGCCAAGTGCTCCAGACACCAGAAGGTGGGGCCCGGACCGTGCACCTCCAGACAGGCCTAGGCCTCTGCAACGGCAGCCGGGCCTTGCCTTCGGACTTCCAGTAGGGACAGAGCTCAGCCGGGTGGGGAAGCAGGCACCTGCCCCCTCCTGACCACTTGCGACCCCGCTCCGTCCCCACACTGAGGGGCTGCCTGACCCTTCCCCCAGCTCAACTCCGAGCCTCACCTCCCCAGCTCCAAGCCTTTCGGCCGGGACCCTGTCCTGAGGGCCCTGCGGTTGGGCtgcctcacctctctgggccccactcCCAGGGCCCCGTGGCCACCAAGCACTTTGGACTCTCACCATGCGCCCCCGCTCCAGGGGAGAGCAGCTCTAGGGGAGAGGAGTAGACGTCAGTCTCAGGACATCAGCTTGAGGCGCCTCTGCTGGTGGCGCTGTGGCCTGAGAGAGGAGGGACGGCGACCTTCTTCGCACTCTTTGCCCTCCCTAATACCACAAGGGTTTTCGGGGCCTCTGCCCTCCAGCAACCAGGCCGCAGAGCCTGCACGCATAGACCCCAGGGCATCCCGGGGAGCAGTGGCATCACGCCGAGCACTGGAAGGGTCATCCTGCAGCCTCTACGTGGAGAGTGCACTTGGACACCAGCACCAGGACCCGGCCCGGCAGGCAGCCCCCAAGAGCAGAGCCTGGCGGTCCTCCACACCACCCTAGACTATCCCACAGACACCTGTGCCCTGCACACCTGTCTAGAAGGACTGGATGGGGCAGCGCCTGCATGAGTCAAACCGGACCTTTTTGTTCTAGTCAGGCTTTCAACTGATTaaatgaggcccacccacactgagAGGCAGCCTGTTTTACTCAGTCTACTAAATGAAATGTTAATCTCACCCAGAAACAGcttcacagacatacccagaataaCGCTTGACCAAATTTCTAAGCACCCCTTGGCttagtcaagttgacacacagAATTCACCGCCACAAGCAAGGATAAGAATTGCACCTGATGCCATAGCGTTGGCCCAATGCCTCCTGCTATAGGTGTGCTCTCTCACCAGGACACAGAGCAGAGCTTAAAGCAGGCCCAGATCCAACTCCTTCCCTTGTAGCCACCAGAGGGGCAAGGGCTATTCCCAGCCCCAGGCACCTCGGGACCACCCTGAGGAGGGGGCTCTCCTGGGGGCCCTGCCATTCACCATCCATCCCCGGGGCCAGTGGCTGTGACCAGGGAGATGGGCCTCAGACACTGCCTTCAGCCTGACTCCTCAGTCATGCCACCTGCCTGGGCGGAGCTGCCGGGATGGGCAGAGGGAACCAGAAGCGTCCCCTGCACGTTTCCAATGCCAGTGTCATCCAGACACTTGTCTTTTTCGGTTGATGTGCAACATCCCGTATTGGGCTACCTCAGATCCCCGGGGGTTTCAGTCTGAGAGACCCTGATTCATGGGGGAGAGCCCAGAGGCAAAACCAACACGTGGTCTGTGGAGCCATCTGCTGTGTGCCACGTGCCCCTCAGCAGCCGGGGAGGGATCTCCCAGCATCCAGCTTCTAAGGACATTCGATCTACTTTGtagcccagctctgccactcgcCCTGGGCCATCTTGGGCAAGGTACATATGGGTTGCACAGGTCTACTGGGGGTGACTCCACGTCACAAGGTTTCTGTGAGCACTAAATGAGATTGTGTGAAGAAGCGGCAGACACAGGCCAGAGTCAGAAGTTAACAAGTATGGGTTCCTAACCCTCATGGCCTACCATCTGCCAAATAATTATCTTCTCTCCCATGATGGTTTGTCACATTGTGttcctgattcattcattcattcaagaaaccTTTCTTGGGCCCCTGCACTGTGCTGGGCGTGTCCCCACCTAGGAGACTGAGTACGACACGGCAAGTTTCATCCAACTCGGTCCTCAGGGTGCAGCAGCACAGTGGTGGCTCTGTGCCTCTGCTGCACGACTGAACAGTCACTAGGAGTCACCCAAGTGTGTCAGCGGTCGGATCCCCCGGCTCTATCTCCTAAACCCAAGGCTCTCCACTAAAGCACATGTGGCAGGATCCCGTTAGTGAAAACCAGGCAAACTGTTCTTCCGGAGACCCCTGTAGAGGAGTACTTCTGGCCGGGatctgggggctggaggagggccgAGCTGGGTACAGACCCCGCCGAGAGGGTTTCTCCGGCCGGGGTCtcgggagctggggaagggccgGGCTGGGCCCAGACCCCCTCGCGGGGTCTCCATTATACTAGTTGCGACGCTGGAAAAACTGCAAGCCAGACAGACAGTTGCGGAGAGGAGCGCCTCCGCCAAGCCAAAAAGCGGCGCCCGGACGCCACCGAACCGGACGTCGCGAAGAGCAAGCCGGAAGTGCACCGGAAGGAGCGCGTCCCTACCTCCtccccgcgccgcccgccgcgTCCGGCGCCCCTAGCGGCGGAGCCTCGCAGGGCGGCACCGGCGAGAGGAACCGGGGCGTGCGGGACCGGGGCGGGTGGAGGGGGCTCGTTTGGGAGCTCGGGTGGAGCTGAGGGACCAACTCTAACGTCTGGTGCCACGGGGCACAGAGGCCTCCTGCATTTGAGTGTTATTCACAAGATAGATTCTAAAGGCCACAATCCACTCAGTGCTCAGATGGCTTCAGCCAAGATTTTGCGGAAATCCTCACCCACACGCAGCCAGCGTTTCACAAGTCCCGCCGGTGTTCATAAGACCCGGGGCCGTGGATGCAGACAGCCCGTCGCTCAGAGCTGGAAACCGTGGGGCGCTCGACAAGGGGATGTGGTGACCGTGGAGGGCACGGGCGGAGCTCTGGCGTCATGAAGCACTATGTAAGTAAGCACGTGTAACCAAGGTGGACGGAACCTTCGATGTAACAAAACGTTAGAGCTGGGGGGCGAAGACCTCTGGAACGTCGTGACTGTGGGAGGGGTTCGGCACAGTCAGGCCAGGTTCAGCATCGGAGAATCTACACTGCAGAGAAGCCAATGAGTGGACTAGACCTGGCACAGCCTTGGGGAGAGGGTCAAGTTGTCGGGGTCAGAGTTCACATGGAGCGAGACCCTGTGAATGTAGTGAGTGTGGAAAAGCCCGCTGGGTGTGCACCGGAGTCAGGAGGGGATTATGGAGGCAGGCAAGGTGGACACATCATGTAATCCGGGCTGGAGAGGTACCTTGTCACGGTCACCATGCAGGATACCACGGTCATTGAGCACGTCCAGCATCGGAGAAATACCACCGACAGGACCCCACCCCGCGGCAGTGCAGCGGCACAGCAAAGCCCTGAGGCAGAGATCTTCCTCGGAAACGGCACCTTCACCAGGCGGGCAGCAGGAGGGGaaactctccttctctctgttcacACCAAAGCCACAGCCAGGGCGTTCACTCCACAGTGAGCGGGTGGGAGAGGACTCTGCAGGCCAGAGGGTTTCCTTGGGGTCATGGTCTAGAAAGGGGGCACATTCCTTGGACACTTGGGCCTGTAGGGTGTTTTTGGAGCAGCTTCTGAGACATCG includes:
- the LOC122495885 gene encoding zinc finger protein GLI4-like isoform X1, producing the protein MLSLGKFCNSRSSGPRVWEHFGGRQFRGALETVQKRRVCFQPAPQQPVAVQKEHREGRGATEDALGAALRWTRGCCRREGSGTARSLRGWGRPSRPGQPGPPRATEAQVLRSPERPGSARARPGRGEGALPAGARAAASRSEGPRCAYLQQALGKMATLGDGQEPPRVPSPVNLASPGTPGTHRLEARLHLHGHQHDSPGCSPEVLSQPPQEEEERSHLDLRDVEEVRIGRDSEAEPEPAPSSPHPRDPEEEVHQDRGPLRTLLRSLPRRPKCGDSFGQESSSERPTGQPQGTGPCPQKRGTWRVTPPPQGASGTEGDPERAAEPEGGFGRGPGPGVRQGGPRAGKPHRCEACGKSFKYKSLLLKHQRIHTGEKPYACHECGKRFRGWSGFIQHHRIHTGEKPYECGQCGRAFSHSSHFTQHLRVHNGEKPYECGECGQAFSQSSNLVRHQRLHTGEKPYACSQCGKAFIWSSVLIEHQRIHTGEKPYECPDCGKAFRGRSHFFRHLRTHTGEKPFACGACGKAFGQSSQLIQHQRVHYRE
- the LOC122495885 gene encoding zinc finger protein GLI4-like isoform X6 gives rise to the protein MAADVPGTQHRSSLPLASRPRCAYLQQALGKMATLGDGQEPPRVPSPVNLASPGTPGTHRLEARLHLHGHQHDSPGCSPEVLSQPPQEEEERSHLDLRDVEEVRIGRGTCWPDSEAEPEPAPSSPHPRDPEEEVHQDRGPLRTLLRSLPRRPKCGDSFGQESSSERPTGQPQGTGPCPQKRGTWRVTPPPQGASGTEGDPERAAEPEGGFGRGPGPGVRQGGPRAGKPHRCEACGKSFKYKSLLLKHQRIHTGEKPYACHECGKRFRGWSGFIQHHRIHTGEKPYECGQCGRAFSHSSHFTQHLRVHNGEKPYECGECGQAFSQSSNLVRHQRLHTGEKPYACSQCGKAFIWSSVLIEHQRIHTGEKPYECPDCGKAFRGRSHFFRHLRTHTGEKPFACGACGKAFGQSSQLIQHQRVHYRE
- the LOC122495885 gene encoding zinc finger protein GLI4-like isoform X2, with protein sequence MLWVQLFGGLGAVAAGRARGRRDRCGAGGARPARVSRALPAPRRRRSSGAQSVPEVHARGRGGARAHFRPARGRPPPARKVPGVHTFSRPWGRWRPWGTVRSPLVSRPLSILRHQGHLEPTASRPGFTSTVINTTPLAAALRCSPSHRRRRRSGPTWISEMWRRSGSAEVPAGRVDSEAEPEPAPSSPHPRDPEEEVHQDRGPLRTLLRSLPRRPKCGDSFGQESSSERPTGQPQGTGPCPQKRGTWRVTPPPQGASGTEGDPERAAEPEGGFGRGPGPGVRQGGPRAGKPHRCEACGKSFKYKSLLLKHQRIHTGEKPYACHECGKRFRGWSGFIQHHRIHTGEKPYECGQCGRAFSHSSHFTQHLRVHNGEKPYECGECGQAFSQSSNLVRHQRLHTGEKPYACSQCGKAFIWSSVLIEHQRIHTGEKPYECPDCGKAFRGRSHFFRHLRTHTGEKPFACGACGKAFGQSSQLIQHQRVHYRE
- the LOC122495885 gene encoding zinc finger protein GLI4-like isoform X5 — translated: MATLGDGQEPPRVPSPVNLASPGTPGTHRLEARLHLHGHQHEKFLLLRGPRTPPTASLAPGRPAPGLGASAETPLAAALRCSPSHRRRRRSGPTWISEMWRRSGSAEVPAGRVDSEAEPEPAPSSPHPRDPEEEVHQDRGPLRTLLRSLPRRPKCGDSFGQESSSERPTGQPQGTGPCPQKRGTWRVTPPPQGASGTEGDPERAAEPEGGFGRGPGPGVRQGGPRAGKPHRCEACGKSFKYKSLLLKHQRIHTGEKPYACHECGKRFRGWSGFIQHHRIHTGEKPYECGQCGRAFSHSSHFTQHLRVHNGEKPYECGECGQAFSQSSNLVRHQRLHTGEKPYACSQCGKAFIWSSVLIEHQRIHTGEKPYECPDCGKAFRGRSHFFRHLRTHTGEKPFACGACGKAFGQSSQLIQHQRVHYRE
- the LOC122495885 gene encoding zinc finger protein GLI4-like isoform X3; translation: MAADVPGTQHRSSLPLASRPRCAYLQQALGKMATLGDGQEPPRVPSPVNLASPGTPGTHRLEARLHLHGHQHEKFLLLRGPRTPPTASLAPGRPAPGLGASAETPLAAALRCSPSHRRRRRSGPTWISEMWRRSGSAEVPAGRVDSEAEPEPAPSSPHPRDPEEEVHQDRGPLRTLLRSLPRRPKCGDSFGQESSSERPTGQPQGTGPCPQKRGTWRVTPPPQGASGTEGDPERAAEPEGGFGRGPGPGVRQGGPRAGKPHRCEACGKSFKYKSLLLKHQRIHTGEKPYACHECGKRFRGWSGFIQHHRIHTGEKPYECGQCGRAFSHSSHFTQHLRVHNGEKPYECGECGQAFSQSSNLVRHQRLHTGEKPYACSQCGKAFIWSSVLIEHQRIHTGEKPYECPDCGKAFRGRSHFFRHLRTHTGEKPFACGACGKAFGQSSQLIQHQRVHYRE
- the LOC122495885 gene encoding zinc finger protein GLI4-like isoform X9 translates to MAADVPGTQHRSSLPLASHSPGCSPEVLSQPPQEEEERSHLDLRDVEEVRIGRGTCWPDSEAEPEPAPSSPHPRDPEEEVHQDRGPLRTLLRSLPRRPKCGDSFGQESSSERPTGQPQGTGPCPQKRGTWRVTPPPQGASGTEGDPERAAEPEGGFGRGPGPGVRQGGPRAGKPHRCEACGKSFKYKSLLLKHQRIHTGEKPYACHECGKRFRGWSGFIQHHRIHTGEKPYECGQCGRAFSHSSHFTQHLRVHNGEKPYECGECGQAFSQSSNLVRHQRLHTGEKPYACSQCGKAFIWSSVLIEHQRIHTGEKPYECPDCGKAFRGRSHFFRHLRTHTGEKPFACGACGKAFGQSSQLIQHQRVHYRE
- the LOC122495885 gene encoding zinc finger protein GLI4-like isoform X10, with protein sequence MWRRSGSAEVPAGRVDSEAEPEPAPSSPHPRDPEEEVHQDRGPLRTLLRSLPRRPKCGDSFGQESSSERPTGQPQGTGPCPQKRGTWRVTPPPQGASGTEGDPERAAEPEGGFGRGPGPGVRQGGPRAGKPHRCEACGKSFKYKSLLLKHQRIHTGEKPYACHECGKRFRGWSGFIQHHRIHTGEKPYECGQCGRAFSHSSHFTQHLRVHNGEKPYECGECGQAFSQSSNLVRHQRLHTGEKPYACSQCGKAFIWSSVLIEHQRIHTGEKPYECPDCGKAFRGRSHFFRHLRTHTGEKPFACGACGKAFGQSSQLIQHQRVHYRE
- the LOC122495885 gene encoding zinc finger protein GLI4-like isoform X8, giving the protein MATLGDGQEPPRVPSPVNLASPGTPGTHRLEARLHLHGHQHDSPGCSPEVLSQPPQEEEERSHLDLRDVEEVRIGRGTCWPDSEAEPEPAPSSPHPRDPEEEVHQDRGPLRTLLRSLPRRPKCGDSFGQESSSERPTGQPQGTGPCPQKRGTWRVTPPPQGASGTEGDPERAAEPEGGFGRGPGPGVRQGGPRAGKPHRCEACGKSFKYKSLLLKHQRIHTGEKPYACHECGKRFRGWSGFIQHHRIHTGEKPYECGQCGRAFSHSSHFTQHLRVHNGEKPYECGECGQAFSQSSNLVRHQRLHTGEKPYACSQCGKAFIWSSVLIEHQRIHTGEKPYECPDCGKAFRGRSHFFRHLRTHTGEKPFACGACGKAFGQSSQLIQHQRVHYRE
- the LOC122495885 gene encoding zinc finger protein GLI4-like isoform X4, which gives rise to MEQTRGWLRMSRGRNTDRPYHWHPVPGVHTFSRPWGRWRPWGTVRSPLVSRPLSILRHQGHLEPTASRPGFTSTVINTTPLAAALRCSPSHRRRRRSGPTWISEMWRRSGSAEVPAGRVDSEAEPEPAPSSPHPRDPEEEVHQDRGPLRTLLRSLPRRPKCGDSFGQESSSERPTGQPQGTGPCPQKRGTWRVTPPPQGASGTEGDPERAAEPEGGFGRGPGPGVRQGGPRAGKPHRCEACGKSFKYKSLLLKHQRIHTGEKPYACHECGKRFRGWSGFIQHHRIHTGEKPYECGQCGRAFSHSSHFTQHLRVHNGEKPYECGECGQAFSQSSNLVRHQRLHTGEKPYACSQCGKAFIWSSVLIEHQRIHTGEKPYECPDCGKAFRGRSHFFRHLRTHTGEKPFACGACGKAFGQSSQLIQHQRVHYRE
- the LOC122495885 gene encoding zinc finger protein GLI4-like isoform X7, translating into MAADVPGTQHRSSLPLASRPRCAYLQQALGKMATLGDGQEPPRVPSPVNLASPGTPGTHRLEARLHLHGHQHDSPGCSPEVLSQPPQEEEERSHLDLRDVEEVRIGRDSEAEPEPAPSSPHPRDPEEEVHQDRGPLRTLLRSLPRRPKCGDSFGQESSSERPTGQPQGTGPCPQKRGTWRVTPPPQGASGTEGDPERAAEPEGGFGRGPGPGVRQGGPRAGKPHRCEACGKSFKYKSLLLKHQRIHTGEKPYACHECGKRFRGWSGFIQHHRIHTGEKPYECGQCGRAFSHSSHFTQHLRVHNGEKPYECGECGQAFSQSSNLVRHQRLHTGEKPYACSQCGKAFIWSSVLIEHQRIHTGEKPYECPDCGKAFRGRSHFFRHLRTHTGEKPFACGACGKAFGQSSQLIQHQRVHYRE